In Candidatus Kaistella beijingensis, a genomic segment contains:
- a CDS encoding YceD family protein, with amino-acid sequence MDKLRNYDIVFSGLKNGKHEFRFEIDKAFFQLFDTEQEFTEPQIVADILMDKHTTFLEFEIKTTGTVNLVCDISNENFDYPIENEIKVLVKFGEEYDDSEEDVITIPSTDHAFNVVQLIYEDVMLSIPMKKVSPNLSEEDLHVLEKFGPKEEVEEEKEVDPRWEVLKKLKDKN; translated from the coding sequence ATGGACAAGTTAAGAAACTACGATATCGTGTTTTCGGGACTGAAAAACGGGAAGCATGAGTTCAGATTTGAGATAGATAAAGCGTTCTTTCAACTTTTCGATACTGAACAGGAATTTACAGAACCCCAAATTGTTGCGGATATCTTGATGGATAAACACACCACTTTTTTGGAGTTCGAGATAAAAACCACAGGAACTGTAAATCTGGTTTGCGATATATCGAATGAAAATTTTGATTATCCCATTGAAAACGAAATCAAAGTTTTGGTAAAATTCGGGGAAGAATATGACGACAGTGAAGAAGATGTAATTACGATTCCGTCCACTGATCACGCCTTCAATGTAGTTCAACTGATTTACGAAGATGTGATGCTTTCCATCCCGATGAAAAAAGTTTCGCCTAATCTTTCAGAGGAAGATTTGCATGTTTTGGAAAAGTTCGGTCCGAAAGAAGAAGTGGAAGAAGAGAAAGAAGTGGACCCAAGATGGGAAGTTTTGAAAAAATTAAAAGACAAAAATTAA
- a CDS encoding tRNA1(Val) (adenine(37)-N6)-methyltransferase has protein sequence MKPFHFKKFSINQSKDVFRVGTDGVLLGAMCSVENATNILEVGTGTGLISLMIAQRNPKANILAIDIDENAVKLAEENFTNTIFSGRLNVLNKDFKNFSGEEKFDFIVSNPPYFEENLSEKDVVARQRKELKFEDLVEKASENLSENGIFSVIIPFESSEHFEKICSKNNLSLHRKIVVLGIQNSNPKRVILEFGFKEKKAIQSEFTIEKSPRKYTGEYLELTKDFHVFKTEH, from the coding sequence TTGAAACCTTTCCACTTCAAAAAATTTTCCATCAACCAAAGCAAAGATGTTTTCCGAGTTGGAACAGACGGAGTTTTGTTGGGCGCAATGTGTTCGGTGGAAAACGCAACAAATATTCTTGAAGTCGGTACAGGAACAGGTTTGATTTCACTGATGATTGCCCAGAGAAATCCGAAAGCAAATATTTTAGCGATTGACATTGATGAAAATGCAGTTAAACTTGCGGAGGAAAATTTTACAAATACTATTTTCTCTGGAAGATTAAATGTTTTAAATAAAGATTTTAAAAATTTTAGTGGAGAAGAAAAGTTTGATTTCATTGTTTCAAACCCTCCTTATTTTGAGGAAAATTTATCAGAAAAAGATGTGGTTGCAAGACAAAGAAAAGAACTCAAATTCGAAGATTTAGTTGAAAAAGCATCCGAAAACTTATCCGAAAACGGAATCTTTTCGGTTATCATTCCCTTTGAAAGTTCAGAACATTTCGAAAAAATCTGCAGTAAAAATAACCTTTCTCTTCATCGAAAAATTGTGGTTTTAGGTATTCAGAATTCAAACCCGAAAAGAGTTATTCTAGAATTTGGTTTTAAGGAAAAAAAGGCTATTCAATCTGAATTCACCATTGAAAAATCTCCAAGAAAATACACCGGTGAATATTTGGAGCTGACAAAAGATTTTCACGTCTTTAAAACAGAGCATTAA
- the rpmF gene encoding 50S ribosomal protein L32, with translation MAHPKRRQSSTRRDKRRTHYKAEVPQLAKDATSGEMHLYHRAHWSDGKLYYRGKVVMEKAVETTEEN, from the coding sequence ATGGCACATCCAAAAAGAAGACAATCGTCAACAAGAAGAGATAAGAGAAGAACGCACTACAAAGCAGAAGTTCCTCAATTGGCAAAAGATGCAACTTCAGGAGAAATGCACCTTTATCACAGAGCGCACTGGAGCGACGGAAAATTGTACTACAGAGGTAAAGTAGTAATGGAAAAAGCAGTAGAAACTACAGAAGAAAACTAA
- the pdxA gene encoding 4-hydroxythreonine-4-phosphate dehydrogenase PdxA: protein MSAKQHKIKVGISVGDFNGIGPEIIMKSLQDKNITDFFTPIIFASGKLFTYQKNIFKLQQTYHYITEVSQAQHDKINMVNLWKDNVNVDLGKPTEESTKMAIDSLEAATTALMNGEIDVLVTAPINKDEMLKQGFKHAGHTGFLEEKFGKKGLMFLVTDDLKVAVSTHHIPVSQVAENISKEKIKKQIKLLNQCLIEDFCIERPKIAVLGLNPHAGDGGAIGKEEIEIIEPAIRELFDNGVLAFGPFPADSFFQPNKYRNYDAVLAMYHDQGLAPFKTLAYEEGVNYTAGLPFIRTSPDHGVAYDIAGQNLADEQSFTEAIFMAIKIFKNRQEYNDLMTNRMKPRRAAVGNGVDEDLPDEAEH, encoded by the coding sequence ATGAGTGCAAAACAACATAAAATAAAAGTCGGAATTTCAGTAGGCGATTTCAATGGAATAGGTCCCGAAATCATTATGAAATCCCTACAAGATAAAAACATCACCGATTTTTTTACACCCATTATTTTTGCTTCGGGAAAACTATTTACTTACCAAAAGAATATTTTCAAGCTGCAGCAAACCTATCATTATATCACAGAAGTTTCTCAAGCGCAGCATGATAAAATCAATATGGTGAATCTTTGGAAAGATAATGTAAATGTTGATTTAGGAAAACCAACCGAAGAATCCACCAAAATGGCAATCGATTCTTTGGAAGCCGCAACAACAGCTTTAATGAATGGCGAAATCGATGTTTTAGTAACCGCTCCTATTAATAAGGACGAAATGTTAAAACAAGGTTTCAAACATGCAGGTCACACTGGATTTCTTGAAGAAAAATTCGGAAAAAAAGGCTTGATGTTTTTGGTAACCGATGATTTAAAGGTGGCTGTTTCTACCCATCACATTCCGGTTTCGCAGGTTGCGGAAAATATTTCTAAAGAAAAGATCAAAAAACAGATTAAATTATTGAATCAATGTTTAATTGAAGATTTCTGCATTGAAAGACCAAAGATTGCAGTTCTCGGTTTAAATCCACACGCAGGAGACGGCGGCGCAATAGGAAAAGAAGAAATTGAAATCATTGAACCTGCAATCAGAGAATTGTTTGATAACGGTGTCTTAGCTTTCGGTCCGTTTCCGGCGGATAGTTTTTTCCAACCCAACAAGTACAGAAATTACGACGCGGTTTTAGCCATGTACCACGATCAAGGTTTGGCGCCGTTCAAGACTTTGGCGTATGAAGAGGGCGTGAATTATACGGCTGGACTTCCTTTTATCCGAACTTCACCCGATCACGGAGTTGCGTATGACATTGCGGGACAAAATCTTGCAGATGAACAAAGTTTCACGGAAGCAATTTTCATGGCTATTAAAATCTTTAAAAACCGACAGGAATATAACGATTTAATGACGAATCGTATGAAACCAAGAAGAGCAGCAGTCGGAAACGGAGTTGATGAGGATTTACCGGACGAAGCGGAACATTGA
- the accB gene encoding acetyl-CoA carboxylase biotin carboxyl carrier protein gives MDIKDIQNLIKFVSKAEVSEVKYKTKDFEITIKTPLAGSEVSYISQPQMYHAAPQQVPAAVPASAPAAAPAAESASDDSKFVTIKSPMIGTFYRKPAPDKDVFVNVGDEVSAGKVVCVIEAMKLFNQIESEISGKIVKILVDDATPVEYDQPLFLVDPS, from the coding sequence ATGGACATTAAAGACATTCAAAACCTAATTAAATTTGTGTCTAAAGCAGAAGTTTCTGAAGTTAAATACAAAACGAAAGATTTCGAAATCACCATCAAAACTCCACTTGCAGGAAGCGAGGTGAGTTATATTTCGCAACCGCAGATGTATCACGCTGCACCACAACAAGTTCCTGCAGCGGTTCCTGCTTCTGCACCTGCAGCAGCTCCTGCCGCAGAGTCTGCTTCCGATGACAGCAAATTCGTAACCATCAAATCTCCAATGATTGGGACTTTCTACAGAAAACCTGCACCAGACAAAGATGTTTTTGTAAACGTAGGTGATGAAGTTTCTGCCGGAAAAGTGGTTTGCGTAATTGAAGCTATGAAACTTTTCAACCAAATTGAATCTGAAATCTCCGGAAAAATCGTTAAAATTTTGGTGGACGATGCAACTCCGGTGGAATATGATCAACCATTATTCTTGGTAGATCCATCTTAA
- a CDS encoding GxxExxY protein has product MITQSYIEKLTYNIIGACIEVHKIVGPGLLESVYQKCLEEELRIQNINFISELQIPIDYKGKIVHSDFRCDFLIADCIILEIKSVKDIDDIHKAQVLNYMNLLKVPKGILVNFNVTNIFHEGQKTFVNKYFQQLS; this is encoded by the coding sequence ATGATAACACAATCTTACATCGAGAAATTAACTTACAATATTATTGGAGCCTGCATTGAGGTGCATAAAATCGTAGGTCCGGGTTTGTTGGAAAGTGTTTATCAGAAATGTTTAGAAGAAGAATTGAGAATTCAAAACATTAATTTTATTTCTGAATTGCAGATTCCTATTGATTATAAAGGAAAAATTGTTCATTCCGATTTCAGATGTGATTTTTTAATTGCCGATTGCATAATCCTTGAGATAAAATCCGTGAAAGATATCGATGACATTCACAAAGCGCAAGTTTTAAATTATATGAATCTTTTGAAAGTTCCTAAAGGTATTTTGGTTAACTTTAATGTAACAAACATTTTCCATGAAGGACAAAAAACATTTGTTAATAAATATTTTCAGCAATTGAGTTAA
- a CDS encoding DUF6759 domain-containing protein has translation MKKILYIFIFLTSFFAFSQSKYTEAQVEKSSDPQVIANFIKFNPNHPRTPEFKRKLFAVMNNNKAPAAKAAVAKPTVAPISTKKLETAIKKDVAKDGSNDKHKRTADLLNHLFNSDPSSKTAYVQIVNKSKCNLIVKINGKRFYNLDVPANNQNFILIDKGSYTLTTMVCDAKYTSAKNISKDIVVTLNAPK, from the coding sequence ATGAAAAAAATCCTTTATATATTTATTTTTTTGACTTCATTTTTTGCGTTCTCACAGTCCAAATATACAGAGGCACAAGTAGAGAAGAGCAGTGATCCGCAGGTAATTGCAAATTTTATTAAATTCAATCCGAACCATCCAAGAACTCCAGAGTTTAAGAGAAAGCTGTTCGCCGTGATGAACAACAATAAAGCTCCTGCGGCAAAAGCTGCGGTTGCAAAACCAACGGTGGCTCCAATAAGTACCAAAAAGCTGGAAACCGCCATTAAGAAAGATGTTGCTAAAGATGGAAGCAACGACAAACACAAGAGAACTGCGGATTTGTTAAATCATCTTTTCAACAGCGACCCTTCAAGTAAGACCGCTTATGTACAGATTGTCAACAAATCAAAATGTAATTTGATTGTGAAAATTAACGGAAAAAGATTTTACAATTTGGATGTTCCGGCAAACAACCAAAACTTTATTTTGATTGATAAAGGAAGTTATACCTTGACCACGATGGTTTGTGACGCCAAATATACTTCCGCAAAAAATATCAGCAAAGATATTGTGGTGACGCTGAATGCGCCGAAATAA
- the tsf gene encoding translation elongation factor Ts, whose translation MYTPVAADVAKLRNITGAGMMDCKKALVEAEGDFDKAIEILRKKGQKVAANRADRESTEGAVIAKVNEDNTIGGIIALNCETDFVAKNDNFVQLAHELAEQAMMYATKEEFLASDFNGMSVAEKLIEQTGVIGEKIEIGSFERIEGPYLGAYIHAGNKIASIASLSANVDGAAEAAKSVAMQVAAMNPIALDETLVSQETIDKELEIERELLTKEGKPANIIENILKGKMQKFYKDNTLVHQAFIKDGGMSVADYVKSVNGDLKVLGFVRVSLA comes from the coding sequence ATGTATACACCGGTTGCTGCAGATGTAGCTAAACTAAGAAACATTACAGGCGCAGGAATGATGGACTGCAAAAAAGCATTAGTAGAAGCTGAAGGAGACTTCGACAAAGCCATTGAAATCCTTAGAAAAAAAGGACAAAAAGTTGCTGCAAACAGAGCAGACAGAGAATCTACTGAAGGTGCTGTAATCGCTAAAGTAAACGAAGATAACACGATTGGTGGAATCATTGCTTTGAACTGTGAAACTGATTTCGTTGCAAAAAATGACAACTTCGTACAATTGGCACACGAACTTGCTGAACAGGCGATGATGTATGCAACTAAAGAAGAATTCCTAGCTTCTGATTTTAACGGAATGAGCGTTGCGGAAAAATTAATCGAGCAAACGGGAGTAATCGGAGAAAAAATCGAGATCGGTTCTTTCGAAAGAATTGAAGGCCCTTATTTGGGAGCTTACATCCACGCTGGAAACAAAATTGCTTCCATCGCTTCACTTTCTGCAAACGTAGACGGAGCTGCAGAAGCTGCAAAATCTGTGGCAATGCAGGTTGCTGCAATGAATCCAATCGCTTTGGACGAAACTTTGGTATCCCAGGAAACCATCGACAAAGAATTGGAGATCGAAAGAGAATTGTTGACTAAGGAAGGAAAACCTGCAAACATCATCGAAAATATCCTGAAAGGTAAAATGCAGAAATTCTACAAAGACAACACTTTGGTACACCAAGCTTTCATCAAGGACGGTGGAATGTCTGTTGCTGATTACGTAAAATCGGTAAACGGTGACTTGAAAGTGCTAGGTTTTGTAAGAGTAAGCCTTGCTTAA
- a CDS encoding glycosyltransferase family 2 protein: MLELKEKISGAIITFNEEKNIQEVLECFDFCDEIVVVDSFSTDQTLEIAKKNPKVKIIQNKFEDFTKQRNLAIDSVKNDWILFLDGDERITPKLRQEIIDELKKPQKKDAYYFYRKFYFAGKPINFSGTQTDKNFRLFRKSKCRYVAEKKVHETLEVNGTVGVLENKLLHYSVADYDSYREKMIHYGQLKGKELFAKGKKYNRITQYSKTAFKFFKTYFIRLGFLDGKEGFQLAELQTLSVFETYNSLQTLEKKQ; this comes from the coding sequence ATTTTGGAACTGAAAGAAAAAATCAGCGGCGCCATCATTACTTTTAATGAAGAAAAAAACATTCAGGAAGTTCTTGAGTGTTTTGATTTTTGTGATGAGATTGTAGTTGTTGATTCTTTCAGTACCGATCAAACGTTAGAAATAGCCAAAAAAAATCCCAAAGTAAAAATTATTCAAAATAAATTTGAGGATTTTACCAAGCAACGTAATCTCGCAATTGATTCTGTAAAAAACGACTGGATCCTCTTTTTGGATGGTGATGAGCGAATTACCCCCAAACTTCGGCAAGAAATTATTGATGAGCTGAAAAAACCACAGAAGAAAGACGCTTATTATTTTTACAGAAAATTTTATTTTGCTGGAAAACCAATAAATTTTTCAGGTACGCAAACCGACAAAAATTTCCGCCTTTTTAGAAAAAGTAAATGCAGATATGTTGCAGAAAAAAAAGTGCACGAAACTTTAGAGGTGAATGGAACAGTGGGAGTACTGGAAAATAAACTTCTTCACTATTCTGTTGCTGATTACGATTCTTACCGTGAAAAAATGATTCATTATGGTCAACTGAAGGGAAAGGAACTTTTTGCTAAGGGAAAAAAATACAACAGAATAACTCAATATTCCAAAACGGCATTTAAATTTTTCAAAACCTATTTTATCAGGTTAGGCTTTTTGGATGGTAAGGAAGGGTTTCAGCTTGCAGAATTGCAAACGTTAAGTGTTTTCGAAACTTACAATTCTTTACAGACACTCGAAAAAAAACAGTAA
- the rocD gene encoding ornithine--oxo-acid transaminase has product MSTATHQKNSQYFIELENEHGAHNYHPLPVVLDKGEGVYVWDVEGKRYFDFLSAYSAVNQGHSHPKIVDALIEQAQKLTLTSRAFYNSKLGEYEKKITKLFGFDKVLPMNSGAEAVETALKIARKWSYEVKGIKGNSAKIIVCENNFHGRTTTIVSFSNDPDAHNNYGPFTPGFIKIPYNDLAALETVLKEDAENIAAFLVEPIQGEAGVYVPDEGFLKGASELCKKHNVLFIADEVQTGIARTGKLIACHHEEVQPDILILGKALSGGMYPVSAVLANNNIMNVIHPGQHGSTFGGNPLACAVAMAALDVVEDENLSERAEKLGQIFRNEMRMLIEKTDLIANVRGKGLLNAIIINDSQHSPTAWNLCLDLKENGLLAKPTHGNIIRLAPPLVISEEQLMECVSIIEKTFLEFKK; this is encoded by the coding sequence ATGTCAACAGCAACCCACCAAAAGAATTCACAATATTTTATAGAACTTGAGAATGAGCACGGCGCACACAATTATCATCCGCTTCCTGTGGTTTTGGATAAAGGTGAAGGTGTTTATGTTTGGGATGTGGAAGGCAAGAGATATTTCGATTTTCTTTCGGCTTACTCTGCGGTGAATCAAGGGCATTCTCATCCAAAAATTGTAGATGCTTTGATTGAACAAGCACAAAAATTGACGTTGACTTCACGTGCTTTTTACAATTCAAAATTGGGGGAGTACGAAAAGAAAATCACCAAACTTTTCGGTTTCGATAAAGTGTTGCCAATGAATTCCGGAGCGGAAGCGGTCGAAACAGCTTTAAAAATTGCAAGAAAATGGAGTTATGAAGTAAAGGGAATCAAAGGAAATTCAGCAAAAATTATTGTTTGTGAAAACAACTTCCACGGAAGAACAACCACGATTGTTTCTTTCTCCAACGATCCCGATGCACACAATAACTACGGACCTTTTACACCGGGATTTATCAAAATTCCTTACAATGATTTAGCGGCTTTAGAAACTGTTCTTAAAGAAGATGCTGAAAATATCGCCGCATTTTTGGTAGAACCCATTCAAGGTGAAGCGGGAGTTTATGTTCCTGACGAAGGTTTCTTGAAAGGTGCTTCCGAATTATGTAAAAAACACAACGTTCTTTTTATTGCAGATGAAGTTCAAACCGGAATTGCAAGAACCGGAAAACTCATCGCGTGTCATCATGAAGAAGTTCAGCCCGATATTTTGATTTTAGGAAAAGCACTTTCCGGAGGAATGTATCCTGTTTCTGCGGTTTTGGCAAATAACAATATCATGAACGTAATTCATCCCGGACAACACGGTTCTACTTTCGGTGGAAATCCTTTAGCTTGCGCCGTTGCGATGGCGGCTTTAGATGTTGTGGAGGACGAAAATCTTTCTGAAAGGGCCGAAAAATTAGGTCAGATTTTCAGAAATGAAATGAGAATGTTGATTGAGAAAACCGACTTAATTGCAAACGTTCGCGGAAAAGGTTTATTAAATGCGATTATCATTAATGACTCCCAACATTCGCCAACAGCATGGAATCTTTGCCTAGATTTAAAAGAAAACGGATTGCTTGCAAAACCAACTCACGGAAACATCATCCGTCTTGCACCACCATTGGTTATTTCTGAGGAGCAATTGATGGAGTGCGTTTCGATTATCGAGAAAACATTTTTGGAGTTTAAGAAATGA
- the accC gene encoding acetyl-CoA carboxylase biotin carboxylase subunit — protein sequence MFKKILIANRGEIAMRILRTCKEMGIKTVAVYSTADKDSLHVRFADEAVCIGPAMSKDSYLKIPNIISAAEITNADAIHPGYGFLSENSNFSRICQKNGIKFIGATPEQIDRMGDKANAKATMKEAGVPCVPGSDGLIDSYDEAVKIAKEIGYPVMIKATAGGGGKGMRAVWKEEDLKDHWESAIQEAVAAFGNGGMYMEKLIEEPRHIEIQIAGDQYGKACHLSERDCSVQRRNQKLTEETPSPFMTDELRQKMGEAAVKAAEYIGYEGVGTIEFLVDKHRNFYFMEMNTRIQVEHPITEQVIDYDLIREQILLASGVPISGANHFPKLHSIECRINAEDPFNEFRPSPGKITELNIPGGHGIRVDTHVYSGYTIPSNYDSMIAKLITTAQTREEAIAKMKRALEEFYIEGIKTTIPFHRQLMEDENYLAGNYTTKFMEDFKIDKKYEN from the coding sequence ATGTTCAAAAAAATATTGATAGCCAACCGTGGCGAAATTGCGATGCGTATTCTTCGTACTTGCAAAGAAATGGGAATCAAAACGGTGGCGGTTTATTCCACTGCGGACAAAGACAGTCTCCATGTGCGTTTCGCGGATGAGGCAGTTTGTATCGGTCCTGCAATGAGCAAAGATTCCTATCTGAAAATTCCAAACATTATTTCTGCTGCAGAAATTACCAATGCAGATGCCATTCATCCGGGTTATGGATTCTTGTCGGAAAATTCTAATTTCTCCAGAATCTGCCAAAAAAACGGAATCAAATTCATCGGTGCAACTCCTGAACAGATCGACAGAATGGGAGATAAAGCCAACGCGAAAGCAACCATGAAAGAAGCGGGAGTGCCGTGTGTTCCAGGTTCCGATGGTTTGATTGATTCTTATGATGAAGCGGTAAAAATTGCCAAAGAAATCGGTTATCCGGTGATGATCAAGGCAACTGCAGGTGGCGGTGGAAAAGGTATGCGTGCCGTTTGGAAAGAAGAAGATTTAAAAGACCATTGGGAATCTGCCATTCAGGAAGCAGTTGCTGCGTTCGGAAACGGCGGAATGTATATGGAAAAATTAATCGAAGAACCGCGACATATCGAAATTCAGATTGCGGGTGATCAATACGGAAAAGCGTGTCACCTTTCTGAAAGAGACTGTTCTGTTCAGAGAAGAAACCAAAAATTGACGGAAGAAACGCCATCACCTTTTATGACCGACGAACTTCGTCAAAAAATGGGAGAAGCTGCTGTGAAAGCCGCAGAATATATCGGTTACGAAGGAGTTGGAACGATTGAATTCTTAGTAGATAAACACCGCAACTTCTATTTCATGGAAATGAACACGAGAATTCAGGTGGAACATCCAATTACAGAACAGGTGATTGATTACGACTTGATTCGTGAGCAGATTTTATTGGCATCCGGAGTTCCAATTTCGGGAGCAAATCATTTCCCTAAACTTCATTCCATCGAATGTAGAATTAATGCGGAAGATCCTTTTAACGAATTCCGTCCAAGTCCTGGTAAAATTACTGAACTGAATATTCCGGGGGGACATGGAATCCGTGTTGATACCCATGTTTATTCAGGTTACACGATTCCTTCCAATTATGATTCCATGATTGCAAAGTTGATTACAACGGCTCAAACCCGCGAAGAAGCTATCGCAAAAATGAAACGTGCTTTGGAAGAGTTCTATATTGAAGGAATAAAAACTACCATTCCATTCCACAGACAATTAATGGAAGACGAGAATTACCTTGCCGGAAATTATACCACGAAGTTTATGGAAGATTTCAAAATAGATAAGAAATACGAGAATTAA
- a CDS encoding sensor histidine kinase, protein MPLSKYKGYSLRNKVFWGFLLICFLSIAGSTILSFYILKNNAVEQSRTDLQKKAESLMSALDYSVSHTQTQTDDLPKILSNDIFEIADINNQDIIIYDLKGNFLISNKDINLIPQKKLPLGIANQVLSSDKRLDFNSYDQKTDANVTSSYMILKNNMLEPIGIVYFPFYHNDGSYFSVFNKYVNYIIIVNLLIIIFGVWLSWIISNNLTRAVTKFSDMINKVTLFDSDPKPIRYYQNDELNQLVKAYNTMILQIKEQKERLSFKEKEEAWREMAKQVAHEVKNPLTPMKLTIQNFERKFDPNDPNIHEKVKNLSKTMVDQIDLVATVASAFSQFAQLPEKHNEIFDLNKEIRTIMNVFSDEKIYFHSNKDEIMVEMDKIYLSRIITNLVANAIQAKHDDRENIINLDVEQRQKRIFITVTDNGKGIPEDLFDRIFEPNFTSKSGGTGLGLTMVRKMVEDYKGEITVQSEVGKGSTFTISLPNNV, encoded by the coding sequence ATGCCGCTATCTAAATATAAAGGATACAGTTTACGAAACAAAGTCTTTTGGGGCTTCCTGCTGATTTGCTTTCTAAGCATTGCAGGATCCACGATTCTTTCCTTTTATATTTTGAAGAATAATGCGGTGGAGCAAAGCCGAACCGACTTGCAGAAAAAAGCAGAATCGCTCATGTCGGCGCTTGATTACTCAGTTTCTCATACCCAAACTCAAACCGACGATTTACCCAAAATATTATCCAACGATATTTTTGAGATTGCAGATATCAACAATCAGGATATTATCATTTATGACTTAAAGGGAAATTTTCTTATTTCTAACAAGGACATCAATCTTATTCCCCAGAAAAAGCTGCCGCTCGGAATTGCAAATCAGGTTTTAAGCAGCGACAAAAGACTCGACTTCAACAGTTATGATCAAAAAACGGATGCCAATGTAACTTCTTCTTATATGATTCTGAAAAACAACATGTTGGAACCGATCGGAATCGTTTATTTCCCATTTTATCATAATGATGGATCGTACTTCAGTGTTTTTAATAAATATGTGAATTACATTATTATCGTTAATCTTTTAATCATCATTTTCGGGGTTTGGTTGAGCTGGATTATTTCAAATAATTTAACAAGAGCAGTGACCAAATTTTCTGATATGATCAATAAGGTGACGCTTTTCGACAGTGATCCGAAACCGATTAGGTATTATCAGAACGATGAATTGAATCAATTAGTGAAAGCCTACAACACGATGATTCTTCAAATCAAGGAGCAAAAGGAAAGACTCAGCTTCAAAGAAAAAGAAGAAGCATGGCGTGAAATGGCGAAACAAGTTGCACACGAGGTGAAAAATCCTTTAACCCCGATGAAACTGACCATTCAAAATTTTGAGCGAAAGTTCGATCCGAATGATCCCAATATTCATGAAAAAGTGAAAAACTTGAGCAAAACGATGGTCGATCAAATTGATTTGGTGGCGACTGTTGCAAGTGCTTTCTCACAATTCGCACAGTTACCTGAAAAACACAACGAAATTTTTGATTTGAATAAGGAGATTAGAACCATCATGAATGTTTTCAGCGACGAGAAAATTTATTTCCACTCCAACAAAGATGAAATTATGGTGGAAATGGACAAGATTTATCTCTCAAGAATCATCACCAATCTCGTTGCGAACGCAATTCAGGCAAAGCACGATGACCGAGAAAATATTATCAATTTGGATGTAGAACAAAGGCAAAAAAGAATTTTCATCACCGTAACCGACAACGGAAAAGGAATTCCCGAAGATCTGTTCGACCGGATTTTCGAGCCCAACTTTACTTCCAAAAGTGGCGGAACCGGACTTGGTTTAACGATGGTTCGCAAAATGGTGGAAGACTATAAAGGAGAAATCACCGTACAGTCCGAAGTTGGAAAAGGTTCTACATTTACGATTTCTTTGCCGAATAACGTCTGA
- a CDS encoding riboflavin synthase: MFTGIIEATGTVEKIIKNESNIDFVLSCGFTHELKIDQSLAHNGCCLTVVETYDDKYKVTAINETLEKTNLGKWEIGTEVNLERCLKFDGRLDGHIVQGHVDKTGTVENIQDKDGSFFITIHYDETDEFVTVPQGSITVNGISLTVAGSGFGKFSVAIIPYTWEFTNMKNLKIGDTVNLEFDIIGKYVTKLLKKNAAI, translated from the coding sequence ATGTTTACAGGAATAATCGAAGCAACCGGAACGGTAGAAAAAATCATCAAAAACGAATCTAATATTGACTTTGTTTTGTCTTGCGGATTCACGCATGAACTGAAAATAGACCAAAGTTTGGCACACAACGGATGTTGTTTAACCGTAGTTGAAACCTATGACGACAAATATAAGGTGACCGCCATCAACGAGACTTTAGAAAAAACCAACCTCGGAAAATGGGAAATAGGGACCGAAGTAAATTTGGAACGGTGTTTGAAGTTTGATGGCAGACTCGATGGTCACATCGTTCAAGGTCATGTTGATAAAACCGGTACCGTTGAAAATATTCAGGACAAAGACGGAAGTTTTTTTATCACCATTCATTACGACGAAACTGATGAATTTGTTACCGTTCCGCAAGGTTCGATCACCGTGAACGGAATTTCTCTTACCGTTGCAGGAAGTGGTTTTGGTAAATTTTCCGTGGCGATAATTCCCTACACTTGGGAGTTTACCAATATGAAAAACCTTAAAATTGGCGACACCGTAAACCTTGAATTCGACATCATCGGCAAATATGTAACAAAATTGTTGAAAAAAAATGCCGCTATCTAA